Proteins from a single region of Nocardioides anomalus:
- a CDS encoding M20/M25/M40 family metallo-hydrolase, with the protein MTDLDALLDDIRLLVECESPSADLDAVARSADVVAGVGAARMGVEPERIVLDGRTHLRWRLGSGPSRVLLLGHHDTVWPLGTLERRPYAVEGGVLRGPGCFDMLAGVAMAFAAAAGLDGVTVLVTGDEELGSPSSRGLVEDEARLAEAVLVLEASADGGALKTERKGVSLYDVRATGRAAHAGLEPERGVNASVELAHQVLAVARLGDASAGTTVTPTAGRSGSTSNTVPAGGSFSVDVRVRTVAEQERVDRALRALAPVLPGAEVEVFGGPNRPPLEATASAALFALAQAVADRLGLPAPSAASVGGASDGNLTAGVGTPTLDGLGAVGGGAHAEDEHVLVDALPGRTALLRGLLEELLAVRTNDLVASGAVRP; encoded by the coding sequence GTGACCGACCTGGACGCTCTGCTCGACGACATCCGCCTGCTGGTCGAGTGCGAGTCGCCGTCGGCCGACCTCGACGCGGTGGCGCGCTCCGCCGACGTGGTCGCCGGCGTCGGCGCGGCCCGGATGGGCGTCGAGCCGGAGCGGATCGTCCTGGACGGCCGGACCCACCTGCGCTGGCGACTCGGCTCCGGGCCGTCGCGGGTGCTGCTGCTCGGCCACCACGACACGGTGTGGCCGCTCGGCACGCTCGAGCGCCGCCCGTACGCCGTCGAGGGCGGCGTGCTCCGCGGCCCGGGCTGCTTCGACATGCTGGCTGGCGTGGCCATGGCCTTCGCGGCCGCGGCCGGCCTGGACGGTGTCACCGTGCTGGTGACCGGCGACGAGGAGCTCGGCTCGCCCAGCTCACGAGGCCTGGTCGAGGACGAGGCCCGGCTGGCCGAGGCCGTCCTGGTGCTCGAAGCCTCGGCCGACGGCGGCGCGCTCAAGACCGAGCGCAAGGGCGTCTCGCTGTACGACGTGCGCGCGACCGGTCGCGCGGCCCACGCCGGGCTGGAGCCCGAGCGCGGGGTCAACGCCAGCGTCGAGCTCGCGCACCAGGTGCTGGCCGTGGCGCGCCTGGGGGACGCCTCTGCCGGCACCACGGTCACCCCGACGGCCGGCCGGTCCGGCAGCACCAGCAACACCGTGCCCGCCGGCGGCTCGTTCTCGGTCGACGTGCGCGTGCGGACGGTGGCCGAGCAGGAGCGGGTGGACCGCGCCCTGCGGGCGCTGGCGCCGGTGCTGCCGGGGGCCGAGGTCGAGGTGTTCGGCGGCCCGAACCGGCCGCCGCTGGAGGCCACCGCCTCGGCCGCGCTGTTCGCGCTGGCCCAGGCCGTCGCGGACCGGCTCGGCCTGCCTGCGCCCAGCGCCGCCTCCGTGGGCGGCGCGTCGGACGGCAACCTCACCGCCGGCGTCGGGACCCCGACCCTGGACGGGCTCGGCGCGGTCGGCGGCGGTGCGCACGCCGAGGACGAGCACGTCCTCGTCGACGCGCTACCCGGCCGGACCGCGCTGCTGCGCGGGCTGCTCGAGGAGCTGCTGGCCGTGCGGACGAACGACCTCGTCGCATCTGGTGCGGTGCGACCATGA
- a CDS encoding GNAT family N-acetyltransferase: protein MTELRVASDVDRAVQAADAAARAAGVTVRDLADLADLEGVVALFAGIWGRAENPPVTLELLRAFTKAGNYVGGAFEDGRLVGACVGFFHAPGEDALHSHIAGVAASGRSVGFALKLHQRSWAMLRGVGEIAWTFDPLVSRNAYFNLVKLGATAAEYLPNFYGPMADALNGDDDSDRLLVRWRLGDPRVALACAGESVGPSAPDELATGAAVALGVGGDGGPAPGRLDGSGTFLVGVPPDIGRLRATDPATAQRWRLAVREALTALVGRGGRIDGFDRAGWYVVRGVR from the coding sequence ATGACCGAGCTGAGGGTGGCGAGCGACGTGGACCGCGCCGTCCAGGCCGCCGACGCCGCCGCGCGCGCCGCGGGCGTGACCGTGCGCGACCTCGCCGACCTGGCCGACCTCGAGGGCGTGGTCGCGCTGTTCGCGGGGATCTGGGGCCGGGCCGAGAACCCGCCGGTGACCCTCGAGCTCCTGCGGGCCTTCACCAAGGCCGGCAACTACGTCGGCGGCGCCTTCGAGGACGGCCGGCTGGTCGGCGCCTGCGTCGGCTTCTTCCACGCCCCGGGCGAGGACGCGCTGCACAGCCACATCGCCGGCGTGGCCGCGAGCGGGCGCAGCGTCGGCTTCGCGCTCAAGCTGCACCAGCGCTCGTGGGCCATGCTGCGCGGCGTCGGCGAGATCGCCTGGACCTTCGACCCGCTGGTGTCGCGCAACGCCTACTTCAACCTGGTCAAGCTGGGCGCGACCGCGGCGGAGTACCTCCCCAACTTCTACGGCCCCATGGCCGATGCCCTCAACGGCGACGACGACTCCGACCGTCTCCTCGTCCGGTGGCGGCTCGGCGACCCGCGCGTCGCGCTGGCGTGCGCCGGGGAGAGCGTGGGCCCGTCCGCTCCGGACGAGCTCGCAACCGGGGCCGCCGTCGCGCTCGGGGTGGGAGGCGACGGCGGCCCCGCACCCGGCCGGCTGGACGGCAGCGGGACCTTCCTGGTCGGCGTACCCCCCGACATCGGGCGGCTGCGCGCCACCGACCCGGCCACGGCTCAGCGCTGGCGGCTGGCCGTGCGCGAGGCGCTGACCGCCTTGGTCGGCCGGGGCGGGCGGATCGACGGCTTCGACCGCGCCGGCTGGTACGTCGTGCGGGGCGTCCGGTGA
- the menC gene encoding o-succinylbenzoate synthase, with translation MTPLKMTGVELRRVAMPLRSPFRTSFGTETDRDILLVRVVTDAAEGWGECVAMAAPLYSSEYADAAADVLRGFLVPRLAAGSADGRLTGAHAVAPLLAPVKGHRMAKAALETAVLDAELRAAGRSFARELGAVHERVPCGVSVGIMDSVPQLLDAVAGYLDEGYLRIKLKIEPGWDVEPVRAVRERFGDDVLLQVDANTAYTLADAGQLARLDPFDLLLIEQPLEEEDVLGHADLAKLIRTPVCLDESIVSAQTAAAAIRLGACRIVNVKPGRVGGYLEAKRIHDVCVAAGVPVWCGGMLETGLGRAANVALAALPGFTLPGDTSGSGRYYAEDLTEPFVLADGHLDVPTGPGLGVVPLEERLAEVTVSTEWIAL, from the coding sequence GTGACGCCGCTGAAGATGACCGGTGTCGAGCTGCGCCGGGTGGCCATGCCGCTGCGGTCGCCGTTCCGCACGTCGTTCGGCACCGAGACCGACCGCGACATCCTGCTCGTCCGCGTGGTCACCGATGCGGCCGAGGGCTGGGGGGAGTGCGTGGCCATGGCCGCGCCGCTCTACTCCTCGGAGTACGCCGACGCGGCGGCCGACGTGCTGCGCGGCTTCCTGGTCCCGCGGCTGGCCGCCGGCTCGGCGGACGGACGGCTCACCGGCGCGCACGCCGTGGCCCCGCTGCTCGCGCCGGTCAAGGGCCACCGGATGGCGAAGGCCGCGCTGGAGACCGCCGTGCTCGACGCCGAGCTGCGGGCCGCCGGCCGGTCGTTCGCCCGCGAGCTGGGCGCCGTGCACGAACGGGTGCCGTGCGGCGTCTCGGTCGGGATCATGGACTCGGTGCCGCAACTGCTGGACGCGGTGGCCGGCTACCTCGACGAGGGCTACCTCAGGATCAAGCTCAAGATCGAGCCCGGGTGGGACGTCGAGCCGGTGCGTGCGGTGCGCGAGCGGTTCGGCGACGACGTGCTGCTCCAGGTCGACGCCAACACGGCCTACACCCTCGCCGACGCGGGACAGCTGGCCCGGCTGGACCCCTTCGACCTGCTGCTCATCGAGCAGCCGCTGGAGGAGGAGGACGTCCTGGGCCACGCCGACCTGGCGAAGCTGATCAGGACCCCGGTCTGCCTGGACGAGTCGATCGTCTCGGCCCAGACGGCGGCGGCCGCGATCCGGCTGGGCGCGTGCCGGATCGTGAACGTCAAGCCGGGTCGGGTCGGCGGCTACCTCGAGGCCAAGCGCATCCACGACGTGTGCGTCGCCGCCGGCGTCCCGGTGTGGTGCGGCGGGATGCTCGAGACCGGCCTGGGGCGCGCCGCCAACGTCGCGCTGGCCGCGCTGCCCGGCTTCACGCTGCCCGGCGACACGTCGGGGTCGGGGCGCTACTACGCCGAGGACCTGACCGAGCCGTTCGTGCTGGCCGACGGGCACCTGGACGTGCCCACCGGGCCCGGGCTGGGCGTCGTACCGCTCGAGGAGCGGCTGGCCGAGGTCACCGTCTCCACCGAGTGGATCGCGCTCTGA
- a CDS encoding PucR family transcriptional regulator, producing MPTTSARPRASLGRVLDDLGATLLDLAHGDVEHEGELGGVVIHDPLDQPVLPARALVLGVGVESSEQVVALLSALGAQGAVGVVLRAPVVLTDDVRTAADAAGVALLGLSRGVPWGHLAEMLRSVLAAGDVGGGETESLGGLPSGDLFAVANAIAGLLDAPVTIEDRSSRVLAFSGRQDEADPSRVETILGRQVPARYARHLQEAGVFRALMRSDEPVFVEPIADGSQGFTLPRVAIAVRAGDEVLGSIWAAVPGPLSAERTEALREAAGLVALHLLRVRAGADVQRRVRADLLSSALEGGPGAPEALERLGLTGQPLLVLGIAYDERHAAPDDGDADPAHLVHERQRLSDAFALHLAAVHPRSAVAEIGGVAYGLLPLLGPADQGETSAVRIVQDFRDRVGDRLPTIAAVGPVTPDLSGLAHSRSSVDRSLRVLREGRADRRVGRLDELQAEALVLELRDLAAARGDRPSGALARLLDYDRRHHSTLVATLAAWLDAFGDVVAASGAVFVHPNTFRYRLRRVAEVAEVDLDDPDQRFALMLQLKLGLAGG from the coding sequence GTGCCGACGACCTCCGCCCGTCCGCGCGCCAGCCTGGGCCGCGTCCTGGACGACCTGGGCGCGACCCTGCTCGACCTCGCGCACGGAGACGTGGAGCACGAGGGCGAGCTCGGCGGCGTGGTCATCCACGATCCGCTCGACCAGCCCGTGCTGCCGGCGCGGGCCCTGGTCCTCGGCGTGGGCGTGGAGTCGTCGGAGCAGGTGGTCGCGCTGCTGTCCGCCCTCGGCGCGCAGGGTGCCGTCGGGGTGGTGCTGCGGGCGCCGGTGGTGCTGACCGACGACGTGCGCACGGCCGCCGACGCCGCGGGCGTGGCCCTGCTCGGGCTGTCGCGCGGCGTGCCGTGGGGGCACCTCGCCGAGATGCTGCGCTCGGTGCTGGCCGCCGGCGACGTGGGCGGCGGCGAGACCGAGTCGCTGGGCGGGCTGCCGTCGGGGGACCTGTTCGCGGTGGCCAACGCCATCGCCGGCCTCCTGGACGCACCGGTGACCATCGAGGACCGCAGCTCCCGGGTGCTGGCCTTCTCCGGGCGCCAGGACGAGGCCGACCCCTCGCGCGTGGAGACGATCCTGGGCCGGCAGGTGCCCGCGCGCTACGCCCGGCACCTGCAGGAGGCCGGCGTGTTCCGGGCGCTGATGCGCAGCGACGAGCCGGTCTTCGTGGAGCCGATCGCCGACGGCAGCCAGGGCTTCACGCTCCCGCGCGTGGCCATCGCCGTCCGGGCCGGCGACGAGGTGCTGGGCTCGATCTGGGCCGCCGTACCCGGCCCGCTCAGCGCCGAGCGCACCGAGGCCCTGCGCGAGGCTGCTGGCCTGGTCGCCCTGCACCTGCTGCGGGTGCGCGCGGGCGCCGACGTCCAGCGCCGGGTCCGGGCCGACCTGCTCAGCTCCGCCCTCGAGGGCGGACCCGGCGCCCCCGAGGCGCTCGAGCGGCTCGGCCTGACCGGCCAGCCGCTGCTCGTGCTCGGGATCGCCTACGACGAGCGCCACGCCGCCCCGGACGACGGCGACGCCGACCCGGCCCACCTGGTCCACGAGCGGCAGCGGCTCAGCGACGCCTTCGCCCTGCACCTCGCCGCCGTCCACCCCCGCTCCGCCGTGGCCGAGATCGGCGGCGTGGCCTACGGGCTGCTGCCGCTGCTCGGCCCGGCCGACCAGGGCGAGACCAGCGCCGTGCGCATCGTCCAGGACTTCCGCGACCGCGTCGGCGACCGGCTGCCCACCATCGCGGCGGTCGGCCCGGTCACCCCCGACCTCTCCGGCCTGGCCCACAGCCGCAGCAGCGTCGACCGCTCGCTGCGGGTGCTGCGCGAGGGTCGCGCCGACCGCCGCGTCGGCCGCCTCGACGAGCTCCAGGCCGAGGCCCTCGTGCTCGAGCTGCGCGACCTGGCCGCCGCCCGCGGCGACCGGCCCAGCGGCGCGCTCGCGCGCCTGCTCGACTACGACCGGCGCCACCACAGCACGCTGGTGGCCACCCTCGCGGCCTGGCTCGACGCCTTCGGCGACGTGGTCGCCGCCTCGGGCGCGGTGTTCGTGCACCCCAACACGTTCCGCTACCGGCTGCGCCGCGTCGCCGAGGTCGCCGAGGTCGACCTGGACGACCCGGACCAGCGCTTCGCGCTCATGCTCCAGCTCAAGCTGGGCCTCGCCGGGGGCTGA